A genome region from Schlesneria paludicola DSM 18645 includes the following:
- the pabB gene encoding aminodeoxychorismate synthase component I produces MTTSSQQPFVEQLDPALDVVTAVRALAHWPRLLLLDSALQRQPVGRYSFLTADPVAHWQLDAPRYGLDPFADVSAAWERWQGAAVPGLPPFQGGIAGLLGYELGQCWERIPSAVHNEFQLPVMAVGLYDWVLAWDHFAGTLWLISQGWPETDEDRRSRRAADRLHQVKTELSKAVPASDSSSPTPRMDLSFAAQFPLGETANVTSTFTRDEYLRNVARVIEYIYAGDVFQANLSQRLLAPAPCPSLELFARLRTVNPAPFAALMQWDDWSIVSASPERFLCVTDGEVETRPIKGTRQRKRGPEADLFTRDELRESDKDQAENVMIVDLLRNDLSRVCQPNSIRVPQLCTVESYETVQHLVSEVRGQLRQEATIWDLFRATFPGGSITGAPKVRAMEIIAELEPTVRGPYCGSLFYVGPDGRIDSNLLIRTFVQRHGWLQCNVGGGIVAQSNPAAEYEETLTKAAGMLKAL; encoded by the coding sequence ATGACGACGTCCTCACAACAACCTTTCGTTGAACAGCTCGATCCGGCGTTGGATGTCGTGACGGCGGTTCGGGCGCTTGCGCACTGGCCGCGGTTGCTGCTGCTGGATAGTGCCCTTCAGCGGCAGCCGGTCGGACGATATTCGTTTCTCACGGCCGATCCGGTCGCGCACTGGCAACTCGATGCGCCCCGTTACGGACTCGATCCGTTTGCGGACGTCTCAGCGGCGTGGGAACGCTGGCAGGGCGCGGCCGTGCCAGGTCTTCCACCATTCCAGGGTGGGATCGCGGGACTGCTGGGCTACGAACTGGGACAGTGCTGGGAACGAATTCCGTCTGCCGTCCATAACGAATTTCAACTCCCCGTCATGGCCGTGGGACTTTACGACTGGGTGCTCGCCTGGGACCACTTTGCCGGGACGCTATGGCTAATCTCGCAAGGTTGGCCGGAAACGGACGAGGATCGCCGAAGCCGGCGCGCGGCCGATCGTCTGCATCAGGTCAAGACAGAGCTTTCAAAAGCGGTTCCGGCATCGGATTCATCAAGTCCAACGCCGCGAATGGATCTGTCCTTTGCCGCGCAATTCCCGCTGGGTGAGACGGCGAACGTGACAAGTACGTTCACACGCGACGAGTATCTTCGCAACGTCGCACGTGTGATCGAATACATCTATGCCGGAGATGTTTTTCAGGCGAATCTGTCGCAGCGGTTGCTCGCCCCGGCCCCTTGTCCTTCGCTTGAGCTGTTTGCCCGCTTACGCACGGTCAATCCGGCCCCCTTTGCGGCGCTGATGCAATGGGACGACTGGTCGATTGTAAGTGCCTCGCCAGAACGGTTTCTGTGTGTGACGGACGGTGAAGTCGAAACGCGGCCCATTAAGGGAACGCGGCAACGCAAACGAGGTCCCGAAGCCGATCTCTTCACACGCGACGAACTGCGTGAGAGCGACAAGGATCAGGCGGAAAATGTGATGATCGTTGATCTGCTAAGGAACGATTTGTCCCGCGTCTGCCAGCCCAACTCGATTCGTGTTCCTCAGCTTTGTACGGTCGAATCGTACGAAACGGTCCAGCATCTGGTGTCAGAAGTTCGGGGCCAGTTGCGGCAAGAAGCGACGATCTGGGATTTGTTCCGGGCGACGTTCCCCGGTGGTTCGATTACGGGGGCACCCAAAGTTCGAGCGATGGAAATCATTGCGGAACTGGAACCCACGGTTCGCGGACCCTACTGCGGCAGTCTGTTCTATGTCGGACCGGACGGCCGAATCGACAGCAATTTGCTGATTCGAACATTTGTTCAGCGGCATGGCTGGCTACAATGTAATGTTGGTGGTGGAATTGTGGCTCAGTCCAATCCCGCCGCCGAGTATGAAGAAACGCTCACAAAAGCGGCGGGAATGCTAAAAGCGCTTTGA
- a CDS encoding NAD(P)/FAD-dependent oxidoreductase, whose translation MVEPTQPRVIVIGGGPSGTTAATLIAQRGYKVRLLEREHFPRYHIGESLIPQTYHVMQRLNMLDKMKASEFVRKYSVQFVGSSGRLSEPFYFLDHKPHESSQTWQVRRSDFDMRMMDNAIEHGVDVQQGVRVLEVLFEGDRAVGVRVQDEANGGERIERADVIVDASGQSSLIMGKLGLREWDPALKKAAVWTYWEGAWRDTGRDEGATVVLQIQGKAGWFWYIPLHDNIVSVGAVADYGYLFKNRDTKDFEAIYNAEVDKCPAVKERISIGKRVEPFRAAKEYSYRSQKAAGNGWVLVGDAFGFLDPLYSSGVLLALKSGELAADAVCEGLAKGDTSGAQLGAWEADYVRGMERMRSLVCAYYQGFSFGKFVAKHPHRKGDITDLLIGDLFRPELDETLGLINEALQIPAMAEAG comes from the coding sequence ATGGTTGAACCAACCCAGCCTCGCGTGATCGTGATTGGTGGCGGACCGTCGGGAACAACGGCGGCGACCTTGATCGCACAGCGCGGCTACAAGGTGCGACTGCTCGAACGCGAACATTTTCCACGCTATCACATTGGCGAATCGCTGATCCCGCAGACGTATCACGTGATGCAACGCCTGAACATGCTCGACAAGATGAAGGCGAGCGAATTCGTGCGGAAGTACAGCGTGCAGTTCGTCGGTTCCAGTGGCCGGTTGTCCGAACCGTTTTACTTCCTGGATCATAAGCCGCATGAATCGTCGCAGACCTGGCAGGTGCGACGCAGCGATTTCGACATGCGCATGATGGACAACGCGATCGAGCATGGTGTCGACGTCCAACAGGGTGTCCGCGTGCTGGAAGTGCTGTTTGAAGGTGACCGCGCTGTCGGCGTACGTGTCCAGGACGAAGCAAATGGCGGCGAACGGATCGAACGCGCCGACGTGATCGTCGATGCCAGCGGCCAGAGTTCACTCATTATGGGCAAGCTCGGTCTGCGTGAATGGGATCCCGCCTTGAAAAAGGCCGCCGTCTGGACGTATTGGGAAGGCGCTTGGCGCGATACGGGCCGTGACGAAGGTGCGACCGTGGTATTGCAAATCCAAGGCAAAGCCGGATGGTTCTGGTATATCCCGCTGCACGACAATATCGTCAGTGTTGGAGCGGTCGCCGACTACGGGTATCTGTTCAAGAACCGTGATACGAAGGATTTCGAAGCGATCTACAATGCCGAAGTCGATAAGTGTCCGGCGGTGAAAGAACGAATCAGTATCGGAAAACGCGTCGAACCATTCCGGGCGGCCAAAGAGTATTCGTATCGCTCGCAGAAAGCGGCGGGGAATGGCTGGGTGCTGGTCGGCGATGCCTTTGGATTCCTCGACCCGCTCTATTCCTCGGGCGTGCTGCTGGCGCTGAAGTCGGGTGAACTGGCCGCCGATGCCGTCTGCGAAGGACTCGCCAAGGGAGATACCTCGGGCGCTCAGTTGGGCGCTTGGGAAGCGGACTATGTCCGTGGGATGGAACGCATGCGATCACTGGTCTGTGCGTACTATCAAGGCTTCAGCTTCGGGAAGTTCGTCGCGAAGCATCCGCATCGCAAAGGGGACATCACCGACCTGTTGATCGGAGATCTGTTCCGACCAGAACTCGACGAAACCCTGGGACTGATCAACGAAGCCCTGCAGATTCCGGCCATGGCCGAAGCAGGTTGA
- a CDS encoding MarR family winged helix-turn-helix transcriptional regulator, which translates to MKTAARKSRFDSLQQEAYLSLWRTYDRLKSLEDEMFAQFDLSAQQYNSLRLLEAVHPTTMPTSALGNKLISRAPDMTRLLDRLEERGLVHRERRSENRRVVEVGITAEGLRLLKQLEVAVRDCHNRQLGHLSEKDLKQLVELLHAVRHPHEDDDSVWRHEK; encoded by the coding sequence ATGAAAACTGCCGCGCGTAAATCTCGATTCGATTCGCTTCAGCAAGAGGCGTATCTCAGTCTTTGGCGGACGTATGACCGGCTGAAATCACTCGAAGACGAAATGTTCGCGCAGTTTGATTTGTCGGCGCAACAATATAACTCCTTGCGACTGCTCGAGGCGGTGCATCCCACCACCATGCCGACGTCGGCCCTGGGAAATAAGCTGATCTCCCGTGCACCCGATATGACGCGGCTGTTGGACCGGCTGGAAGAGCGGGGGCTCGTTCATCGCGAACGCCGTTCCGAAAACCGCCGTGTGGTCGAAGTGGGAATCACCGCCGAAGGTTTGCGACTTCTCAAACAGCTTGAAGTCGCTGTCCGCGACTGTCACAACCGGCAGTTGGGGCACCTGTCCGAGAAAGATTTGAAACAACTGGTCGAACTGTTGCACGCCGTCCGTCATCCCCATGAAGACGACGATAGCGTGTGGCGACACGAAAAATAA
- a CDS encoding acyltransferase family protein, which translates to MTSAPSSAPPVEVTSEPRLQSIDALRGFDMFWIIRGDSFFKALATWLGVPIVVTQLEHVKWDGFHFYDLIFPLFLFLVGVVLPFSLTKYQTAGELVPNRSGVYARIIRRTLLLIALGLIGNGILQLDFTNFRWPGVLQRIGICYFFAALAVLHLGIRSQALLAIGIIAGYWALLRFVPAPGFQPFDLTMEGSLVGYVDRLLIPGKLHYKLGDNEGVLSTIPAIGTALLGVLTGHWLRSSYTRFHKFLGLCAGAIVCLAAGYLWSFSFPLNKILWTSSFVLVTGGWSLTLLAVFYLLIDVIGWRRWAFFFIVIGMNAITIYVMQNFVDFSKMSEFFLGGVIRYVGQWCTAAGHTEGEKAQRAVLMFGVLTIKWLMLWFLYRHRAFLRV; encoded by the coding sequence ATGACATCCGCTCCCTCGTCTGCACCGCCTGTGGAGGTCACCAGCGAACCGCGATTGCAATCGATCGACGCCTTGCGCGGATTCGACATGTTCTGGATTATCCGGGGTGATTCCTTTTTCAAAGCCCTGGCGACGTGGCTGGGTGTGCCGATCGTCGTGACGCAGTTGGAACACGTGAAATGGGATGGATTTCACTTCTACGACCTGATTTTTCCGTTGTTTCTGTTTCTGGTCGGTGTCGTCCTGCCCTTCTCCCTGACGAAGTATCAAACGGCCGGTGAACTCGTCCCGAATCGTTCGGGCGTCTATGCTCGCATCATTCGCCGGACGCTGCTTTTGATTGCACTCGGGCTGATCGGAAACGGCATCCTGCAGCTCGATTTCACCAATTTCCGCTGGCCCGGTGTCCTGCAGCGGATCGGGATCTGCTATTTCTTCGCCGCGCTTGCCGTCCTGCATCTGGGCATTCGCAGTCAGGCGCTCCTGGCCATCGGGATCATCGCGGGCTATTGGGCGCTGCTGCGGTTCGTTCCGGCACCGGGGTTTCAGCCGTTCGATTTGACGATGGAAGGCAGTCTGGTCGGCTACGTCGATCGCCTTCTGATTCCCGGAAAACTGCATTACAAACTTGGCGACAATGAAGGTGTGCTTTCGACGATCCCCGCGATTGGAACTGCGCTGCTGGGTGTACTGACCGGCCACTGGCTGCGGTCGTCGTACACTCGATTTCACAAGTTCCTGGGATTGTGTGCGGGAGCCATCGTTTGTTTGGCGGCCGGTTATTTGTGGAGCTTTAGCTTCCCGCTGAACAAGATCCTGTGGACCAGTTCATTTGTGCTTGTCACGGGCGGATGGAGTCTGACGTTGCTCGCCGTCTTTTACTTGCTGATCGATGTCATTGGATGGCGTCGTTGGGCTTTCTTTTTCATCGTCATCGGGATGAACGCCATCACGATTTACGTCATGCAGAATTTCGTCGATTTCAGCAAGATGAGTGAATTCTTTCTCGGCGGCGTGATCCGATACGTCGGCCAGTGGTGTACAGCGGCGGGACATACCGAGGGTGAGAAAGCACAACGAGCCGTCCTAATGTTCGGTGTCCTAACCATCAAGTGGCTGATGCTCTGGTTCCTGTACCGGCATCGCGCGTTCTTGCGCGTGTGA
- a CDS encoding substrate-binding domain-containing protein, whose protein sequence is MSLLDRRAAPPVSWPVLILRVRFRMKANTMLIKGRLFPCSFLFALVVCLGCEPSIPKGTSKPGADASAPAGDAGTSAGNSSLKRLIILSNTDSPFWDACREGVLATNSELKLKESGLIAVLDVNDGTAQGQLSKLQQYGTQSDIAGIGISALDAENVAIADELRAIQKKGIKILTIDSDVKRESFRDARHAFVGTDNAGAGRVLGICAKALRPEGGEYVAFVGRSGAQNAIDRIGGFGEGAGEKFHFKDTMTDDTDKTKARDNVRNAMRNHPNLNVLVGIWSYNAPAIVDIVKETNRRKDFSVVVFDAEPTAITAMADGNIDVMVVQNPFQMGYQGIRALAALVTDNKAVLTEMYPKFGQPDGDVYDTGLKVVVPNTDSPIKGDLFEKGVEFITLDKLQEWMKKYGLTGS, encoded by the coding sequence ATGTCGCTGCTTGACCGCCGCGCCGCACCACCGGTATCTTGGCCCGTCCTGATTTTGAGAGTCCGTTTCCGCATGAAGGCCAACACGATGTTGATCAAGGGTCGGCTGTTTCCCTGTTCTTTTCTGTTCGCACTGGTCGTCTGTCTCGGTTGCGAACCGTCAATCCCCAAAGGCACTTCGAAGCCTGGTGCTGACGCGTCAGCGCCAGCAGGGGACGCCGGGACGTCGGCGGGAAATTCGAGTTTGAAACGGTTGATCATTCTCTCGAATACGGATTCACCCTTCTGGGATGCGTGTCGGGAAGGGGTGCTCGCCACCAACAGTGAACTGAAACTGAAAGAGTCCGGACTGATTGCGGTGCTGGACGTCAACGATGGAACGGCCCAGGGACAATTGTCCAAGCTTCAGCAGTACGGCACGCAAAGCGATATCGCGGGAATCGGAATCTCGGCACTCGACGCCGAGAACGTAGCGATCGCCGATGAACTGCGCGCGATCCAGAAGAAGGGAATCAAGATCCTGACGATCGATTCCGACGTGAAGCGTGAATCGTTCCGTGATGCACGCCACGCCTTCGTCGGAACCGACAATGCGGGGGCGGGGCGCGTACTGGGGATCTGCGCCAAAGCCCTTCGACCTGAAGGAGGCGAGTACGTCGCATTCGTCGGACGTAGCGGGGCTCAGAACGCCATCGATCGCATTGGAGGATTTGGTGAAGGGGCCGGAGAGAAGTTCCACTTCAAAGACACGATGACTGATGACACGGACAAAACCAAAGCGCGCGACAACGTCCGCAACGCGATGCGCAATCATCCCAACTTGAACGTGCTGGTGGGGATCTGGTCGTACAACGCCCCCGCGATCGTCGACATCGTCAAAGAGACGAATCGCCGGAAGGATTTTTCGGTCGTCGTGTTCGACGCCGAACCTACGGCAATCACGGCCATGGCGGACGGAAACATCGATGTCATGGTCGTGCAAAATCCATTTCAGATGGGCTACCAGGGCATTCGTGCGTTGGCCGCTTTGGTCACTGACAACAAAGCCGTCCTGACCGAGATGTATCCGAAGTTCGGTCAGCCGGACGGAGATGTCTATGACACGGGCCTGAAAGTGGTCGTGCCGAATACGGATTCACCTATTAAGGGCGACTTGTTCGAGAAGGGCGTGGAGTTCATCACACTCGACAAACTGCAGGAATGGATGAAGAAGTACGGTCTGACCGGTTCGTGA
- a CDS encoding ABC transporter permease has protein sequence MTASVVVALIVMAMIAIGVIGLRQFVSKGEATRHQLGLIAAIFVVVCCTTLFDEHHNYVMKWDVSVIDLLRQTTMLSLIALGAAVVIIAGGIDLSAGSVMAFSASICATLMALLAPEAVSQSQPLGIGVIVIAITGTLITGLLVGSLHAWLITEIGLPPFVATLGTLVGLRSLSRAIVENVTQTMLGGARTQINIADPSFRELSGAMSGTVWNLSILVAVIAAFLWLLLAKTVTGRHLYALGGNEQAARLSGIQTNRMKWLAYCISALLSSVAGVLSVSQLSVADPQTLARGYELNAIAAAVVGGCSLQGGIGTIPGTILGALFLRVVIDGVAKIIKTGADVYEGLIVGVLVVFAVAFTKSSDATTSSRRKLFAGPLGWVTILNLTLLAGIMMALLGAKLVRGRVQMDAAWLALTAAVSTLCLLLIVRTSLSRQMKRTLGIAWAVISIASAIGLDRAYPGVQRRSAMSMVQQMGGSLNQDDDAGIRVDLTGQRCDDVALKRLLPKLRYFNKLSELQLSQTDVTDAGLDAVGKTFQDMPSLKRIDATDAKVTSGGITKLKRTLGQVEVRP, from the coding sequence ATGACGGCTTCTGTTGTTGTCGCGTTGATCGTCATGGCGATGATTGCGATCGGTGTGATTGGTCTGCGTCAGTTCGTGTCAAAAGGCGAAGCCACGCGGCATCAGTTGGGACTGATCGCGGCCATTTTTGTGGTCGTCTGCTGTACGACTCTATTCGATGAACATCACAACTACGTGATGAAATGGGACGTCAGCGTGATCGATCTGCTCAGGCAGACGACCATGTTGTCGCTGATTGCACTCGGAGCGGCCGTCGTCATTATCGCGGGCGGGATCGACTTGTCTGCCGGTTCGGTCATGGCATTCAGTGCCTCGATCTGTGCGACGCTGATGGCGCTGCTCGCCCCCGAAGCGGTCAGCCAGTCGCAGCCCCTGGGAATCGGTGTCATCGTGATCGCCATCACGGGCACGCTGATCACGGGACTCTTGGTCGGCAGCCTGCATGCCTGGCTGATCACAGAAATTGGACTGCCCCCATTTGTGGCGACGCTGGGAACGCTGGTGGGGCTGCGAAGCCTGAGCCGAGCGATTGTTGAGAACGTCACACAGACGATGCTGGGCGGGGCGCGGACGCAGATCAATATCGCCGATCCATCTTTCCGCGAGCTGTCGGGAGCGATGTCGGGAACGGTCTGGAATCTGTCGATTCTGGTCGCCGTGATTGCCGCATTTCTCTGGCTGCTGCTGGCCAAAACGGTCACCGGACGTCATCTGTATGCGTTGGGCGGCAACGAACAAGCCGCTCGTTTGAGCGGCATTCAGACCAATCGGATGAAGTGGCTGGCCTATTGCATCAGCGCATTGCTGTCGTCGGTTGCAGGAGTGCTGTCGGTCAGTCAGTTGAGTGTCGCCGACCCACAAACGCTGGCACGCGGGTATGAGCTGAACGCGATCGCCGCCGCAGTGGTCGGCGGATGCAGTCTGCAAGGTGGGATCGGAACCATCCCCGGCACGATCCTGGGAGCACTATTCCTGCGAGTGGTCATTGATGGTGTGGCCAAGATCATCAAGACCGGCGCGGATGTGTATGAAGGCCTGATCGTCGGCGTCCTAGTCGTCTTCGCCGTGGCGTTCACCAAATCCTCGGATGCCACGACATCCTCGCGACGAAAACTGTTTGCGGGACCACTGGGCTGGGTGACGATTCTGAATCTGACTCTACTGGCTGGAATCATGATGGCGCTGTTGGGTGCGAAACTGGTTCGCGGCCGGGTTCAGATGGATGCCGCCTGGCTGGCGCTCACGGCGGCCGTCTCGACCTTGTGCCTACTGCTGATCGTGCGGACAAGCCTGTCGCGTCAGATGAAGCGAACTCTCGGGATTGCCTGGGCGGTGATTTCCATCGCCAGCGCCATCGGTCTCGACAGGGCCTATCCCGGAGTCCAGCGTCGTTCGGCGATGTCGATGGTCCAGCAGATGGGCGGAAGCCTGAACCAAGATGACGATGCTGGAATTCGGGTCGATCTGACCGGTCAGCGTTGCGACGACGTAGCCCTGAAACGGTTGTTACCGAAGCTGCGCTACTTCAACAAGCTCTCGGAACTGCAATTGTCACAGACGGACGTCACCGACGCGGGGCTGGACGCCGTCGGCAAAACGTTTCAGGACATGCCATCGCTCAAACGAATCGATGCCACCGACGCGAAAGTGACGAGTGGCGGCATCACGAAACTCAAACGAACGCTCGGTCAGGTCGAAGTTCGTCCGTAG